Part of the Spartobacteria bacterium genome, AAGCGCGTTGGCCAGACCGTCCATGCTTCCGCCAGGCAGTGCCAGCGATCCGGAACTCAGCGCGGCCTGTAAATCGGCCATAGTTAACCCGAAGCTGGCCAGCTTGTCGGGCCGGGCTTTCACGCGAATCGCCGCCTTGGAGCCATAGGTATCCACTTTTGATACCCCGGCAATCATGCTGAGGCGTTTCCCGATAAAGCGGTAGGCATAGTCGTAGACATCGCCATCGGTCAGTGTATCTGAATAGACCATAAGATACATAATGGGTTTGTCTGACGGATTATCTTTGCTGTAACTCGGCTGCGAGGGCAGGTCGGATGGAAGTGAACTTTGTGCCCGGGTGATCGCTGCTTGAATGTCCGGCGCGATCAAATCGACGTCGTTACCCAGTTCAAAGGTCAAGGTAATCGTCGTTCGTCCGGCATTGTTATCAGAAATAATCGATTGCAGCCCGTTGATGGACATGAATTCATTTTCAAGCGGAGACGCCACAGTTGATGCCATGGTTTCCGGATCGGCTCCCGGGTAGTAGGCTGATACGGTCATTACCGGATAGTCTACATTTGGCAGGCTGCTGATCGGTAATTGTGTATAGGCCAGAAAGCCAAATACGCATAACACAACGATCACCAGTGTCGTGGTAATGGGCTTTCGGATAAATGTTTCGGAAATGGTCATAATAAATACTCCGGTTGCTTTTTTTACATTACGTCGGTTGAGCTATCAGATTTCTTCGATTCCAACGTGTTGTAAAAATTTTCTATCATATCTTCCGGCAATCCACTTAGCACCGATATTTCCTCTGTGGGAACGCCCGCCTGCCGCATCTGACGCAGAATCGTCTGTATTTTCGGGTTATCCAGTTTTTGTTGATACGCTTTTTCCTGCTCTTTGGATGTCGTTGGCACCATTTGAACGGTGGCACCCGGGTACAGGCCGAGCTGCGCACTGGTTACTACTTTTTCACCTTTTTTGATCCCGTCCAAAATAATCACGCTGGAGCCAATGGAACGTCCTTTCTTTATTGCGCGATATTCGACTTTATCACCGGCTCCGATAATATAGGCATAGGGGCCGTCTTTGCCCACGGCAATGGCTGGAGCCGGAACAACAATGGCACCGTCCTGCATCAGTGTTAGCACGACAAGATCTACGAAGGTGCCGGGCCAGAACGCCATGTCCGCATTATCCACTTCTGCACGCAGCGCGATCGTTCCGGAACTGGTATCAATGGTATTACCGATGAAACTGAGCGTTCCTTTGGTGAATCCTCCATAAATATTGTCATGTTCAGAGATGATGACGTCGACTTCACCGTCTTTCGCGGCTTCGCGAATTTCAGAGAGGAACGCTTCACTGACGCTGAAATCTGCAAAAAGCCGGTTGATACTGCGAATGTTGACCAGTGATCCAGCAGAGGGGGATACGATATTCCCTGCGTCGATCAGTCGTTTCCCCGTGATCCCGTCAATGGGGGCATGAATGGTGCAGTAATCCAGATTCACACGGGCCTGCTCCAATGCGGCTTTCGCACTTTCCAGCTGGGCATTGGCCATATCCACGTCGGTTTTCATGCTGTCGTAATTCTCTTTTGAAACCAGGCCCTGGGTAACGAGATCATCATTACGGGCCAGCGTCTGTTTCTTTTTATCCAGCGACGACTGTGCCTGCTGGACGGCGGCTTCGGCCTGCATAACCATGGCTTTGTATTCGGAATCGTCAATGGTGAACAGAATGTCTCCCGCTTTGACCGTCTGGCCTTCGTCAAAAGTGATCGTAAGCAGTTTGCCGCTGACCTGTGGTACGACGTCTACGGATTTGGCTGCACTCAGTCGCCCAAAGGCCGCAATGCTGAGCGGAATATTCATCTTTTTTGCAGTCGTCGCATTCACCGGACTGGGCGGACGGGTTTGCGGCGGTGCCGCTTTTTTGCACCCGATCAGAGAACTGCTCAGCAACAGAAGTACCAGTGAAGTGGAAAGCCAGGTCAAACGTTTAGTCATGGTTATACTCCTTAATGTATTACGAAATTACATGTTGAAAAAAGATGAAATGGTTCCCAGTGCATAGATCACATCGACGCGTGTGGAAAGAACCGCTTTCTGGCTCTCCACCATCTGACTGCGCGCAGAGGCCTGACGGCTCTGTGCATCCAGCAGCGATACAATGTCTTTTAATCCCGCATTATAGCTGTCCAACGCCATTTTATAGGCTTCTTCTGAACTGGCCAGATAGGCTTTGCTGAAATCGGTCTTTTTCAACGCGGACTGATAATTGTGCCATGCATTCCACACCGAGGTGGATGCGTTTAATTCGGCTGCTTTTAATTGTGATTCCGCACTGGCCAGATCTTCTTTTTTCTGGCGCAGTTTGTTCTCTTTCAAAAATCCGTCAAAAATATCCCAGTCCAGAGCCACATAGGCGGTGGCTGTCTGACTGTCGGTGTCGTCCATGGAACTTTCCGAATAATTCATCCATGTTTTTTCAAAAGAGGCCCCTGCGGCCAGTGTAGGCCAGCGATCCGACTGGGCGGCTTTGACCGACAGGTCTGCCGCTGCGACTTGTGCACGCAGTGCGGCGATATCGGCTCGTTGTTCCATCGCGGCATTGATCATTCTGGTGATATCACTGACAGTCAGATCAAAGTTGAGTGAAGTTAACTGTTTGGGTACCGCCACATTAAATGATGCATCGGCACTGATGCCGATTAGCTGTGCCAGCGTTCCTTTGGTTGTCAGCACGGCGTTTTTAGCTGTTTCTAAATTGTACAGTGCGTTTTCATAATCAGATTTTGATTGCAGAACATCCAGCCGCGTCGATAGTCCGGCATCGGCTTTAGCCTGTGCCGAATCCATGGTCTTTTTTGTCGCGTCCACTGTAGCCTGCGCCGCATCTACCAGTGACAGGGCACTGACGTAACTGTAATAGGCCTGAGCCACGTTCTTTACGACGGTCTGGATTTGCATGTTAAAGGAATAATTTGCGGCGGCCAAACTTTGCAGGGCGCCATCATAGGTGGCTTCTCTGGCACCAAAATCCATCAGCAGCCATTGCAGTGTGGCGGTCGGGCCATAGGCTCCCGCTGTAATGGTCTTGTCATACTCGTTGTCATTGCTGTTGGACTGAGCCAGCTTCCCGTTTAAATTGATCATCGGGTAAAATGTACTGCGTGCCTGTTCTGATTGGGCTTTAATGCTTTTCGCCTCATACCACGCATTCATGATTTCCGGGTTTTGCTGGATTGCTGCTGATAGCAGATCCGCCAGCGATAAAGTTTTTGTAAGGTCTATGACGGGCGTGCGTAACTGGCTCCATGCCGCATCTTCTGTGTTGTTTTCCCAGTTTGCGTCGGGCGACCATTCTTTTGTTGCGGTATTTGGGGCGTTTAGTGTTTTGCATCCCGCTGCAGCAAGTACGACACAGCAGCTTGCACCAATGAACAAACGATTCCATTGCCTTTTCATAAATAACCTCTCCAAAAACAAACGATGATTCAAAGTCTAGTAATTGGGACAGTTTTTCTGATATCTCGTTGAATGCCAAGAAAAATTGATCACGGATTGCTTGAACAGGAACGAGTTGTTCGCTATTCCTCTGAAAAATTGAACTTGGTAGTGGATGGTTTTTGGTAGTGGATGGTTTTTGGAGGGCAGGCGATGGCTGATACATATGGAACAGAGGAGTATTCCCAGTTGCGCACGGCGTTTAGCACCATGGAAAACGAATTGGCTGTGCGTGATGCCATTTTGCGGAATACATCTGAAGCTCTGGCTGTCTCCGACTCGGATGGAGTGCTTACATACGTAAATCCGGCGTTTCTCTCCATGTGGGGATACAACGACGCCTCGGAGGTGCTTGGCAGGAAAGCTGAAAACTTCATGTGGTCAGAGATCCAGCAAGCCTCCGGTGCATGTAGTTTCCGTGATAATTGCAGTATGCGTCGTGAAATGCAGGGTTGTCGGAAAAACGGGTCGGCCTTTGATGTCCAGATGGCCGTGTCGCTGGTGAAACGGGACGCGCAGCAGTCTCCGTTTATGGTCGCGTCTTTTCGAGACATTACGAAACAGAAAGCGCTGGAGAAGAGTCTCTATAAATCAAAGAATGATGCGGAACTGGCCAATACTGCCAAGAGTATTTTTCTGGCGAATATGAGCCATGAATTACGCACCCCCATGAACGGGATTATCGGTTTTACATCGCTTTTGCTTGAGTCTGTTGTCGGGGACGAATCAAAAACCTATGCCTCCATGATTCAAACCAGTGCCAACTCGCTTTTGTCCGTCATTAATAATATTCTTGATATTTCGAAAATCGAATCGGGTAAAATGGATGTCTCCTCCAGTACCTGCCATGTGCAGGAACTGCTTCAGCATGCCGTAAATACCGTGCGATTTCAGGCAGATCAGAAAAATGTGCCTATCTATGTGCACCTGGATCCGGATACACCCCGCCGTCTGGTAACTGATTCTGACCGTTTGTCTCAGATTTTAATCAATCTGCTGAATAATGCCGTTAAATTCACCGATGAAGGAGAGATTAATGTTTCCTGCCGCGCCGAGCAGTCGCTTGAAAAACTGTGCTACCTGCTTCATTTTGTCGTGGAAGATACTGGGATTGGTATTCCTTCGGAGAAGCTGGAACAAATCATGCAGCCTTTCCAGCAGGTTGACGTATCTTATACTCGGAAATACGGCGGATCAGGCCTCGGACTGCCCATATCCAATGCCTTATGTGAAATGCTGGGTGGAAAACTTACGGTCGAAAGTGTGCCCGGACGAGGTTCGCGCTTTTCTTTCTTTGTTACGGTTTACCGCGCCGGTGCCAATCGTATCGCCAGCTACTCCGGAGTAACCCGCCTGAATTCATCCTTTCATGCACTTCACGTCCTTGTGGCCGAAGATGATTTATCCAACCAGCTGGTGGTGGAGGCGATTCTGACGAGAGAAGGTCATTCGGTGGATATTGCTAAAGATGGCCTGCAGGCACTGGATATGTTTCGCAAAAAAAGCTACGATGTGGTGCTGATGGATATTCAAATGCCGGGGATCAACGGACTGGATGCCACTCGACAGATTCGCCATATCACAGGAAGTGAAAAGACGCCTTGGATTATCGGGTTTTCTGCGCATACATCGGAGTCGGACCGGGAACACTGCATGTCCTGTGGAATGAATGATTTTATTCCGAAACCTGTCCGTCCAGCCGTGCTGCGGGAACACCTTCACAGCATGCACTATGTTGTGCCGGAGCAGTAGGGGATGTGCGGGCGCTTTGCTGCGTGTGTGACGGCCGACGAACTGGAGGCCATTTTTACTGCATTGTTTTTTGAAGAAGATCTGATTGCTGATGTGAATGTGGCTCCGTCTCAACGGGCGGGTGCCGTGCTGTCTCACCAGGGGCGTTGCGTCTATCGCTCCATGACTTTTGGTGTGATGCCGCACGTGGCGGCCGCTCCTGTCATCAATGCCCGTATGGAAACTCTAGATGAAAAACCGTTGTTTTCCCATGCGTTTCAGACACACCGCTGCTTGATTCCCGTAAGCGGGTTCTATGAATGGAAAGATCGACAGCCCTATTATTTCTACTGCGAACCCTGCCGCCCGCTTTTACTCGGGGCGTTGTATTACGTCTCTTCTGCGCCTTCTTTTGTGGTTATTACCCGTGACGCCGCACCGTGTATAAGTGATATACATCATCGCATGCCGCTGCTCGTTCATCCTGATAGGGCGACGACATGGCTGTCCACCGAGGATGCGTCGCCGGCGGATACATGGGTTCGTCAATGTATTGATATGCAACCGCTGTGTCGCCATGCTGTAACGCGGCAGATAAACAAAACAGCATATCATCATCCCGATGCCACACAGGCCATAATCGTTTCAGAGCAAATGACACTCTTTTAATTTGTTTTGACCATCGGTGCTCTATATCTTATAATTGCGTCTCAAAATGGGATAAAGACAAAGAAAGGGCATGCATGGTGGCCATACCTAGTAGAATAAAGATCGTACTGCTGCTCTTGAATTTGATATCTCTGGTTCTCTGTGCGGCCAGTTGCTCCGAGAGCGATCG contains:
- a CDS encoding efflux RND transporter periplasmic adaptor subunit gives rise to the protein MTKRLTWLSTSLVLLLLSSSLIGCKKAAPPQTRPPSPVNATTAKKMNIPLSIAAFGRLSAAKSVDVVPQVSGKLLTITFDEGQTVKAGDILFTIDDSEYKAMVMQAEAAVQQAQSSLDKKKQTLARNDDLVTQGLVSKENYDSMKTDVDMANAQLESAKAALEQARVNLDYCTIHAPIDGITGKRLIDAGNIVSPSAGSLVNIRSINRLFADFSVSEAFLSEIREAAKDGEVDVIISEHDNIYGGFTKGTLSFIGNTIDTSSGTIALRAEVDNADMAFWPGTFVDLVVLTLMQDGAIVVPAPAIAVGKDGPYAYIIGAGDKVEYRAIKKGRSIGSSVIILDGIKKGEKVVTSAQLGLYPGATVQMVPTTSKEQEKAYQQKLDNPKIQTILRQMRQAGVPTEEISVLSGLPEDMIENFYNTLESKKSDSSTDVM
- a CDS encoding response regulator, with the protein product MVFGGQAMADTYGTEEYSQLRTAFSTMENELAVRDAILRNTSEALAVSDSDGVLTYVNPAFLSMWGYNDASEVLGRKAENFMWSEIQQASGACSFRDNCSMRREMQGCRKNGSAFDVQMAVSLVKRDAQQSPFMVASFRDITKQKALEKSLYKSKNDAELANTAKSIFLANMSHELRTPMNGIIGFTSLLLESVVGDESKTYASMIQTSANSLLSVINNILDISKIESGKMDVSSSTCHVQELLQHAVNTVRFQADQKNVPIYVHLDPDTPRRLVTDSDRLSQILINLLNNAVKFTDEGEINVSCRAEQSLEKLCYLLHFVVEDTGIGIPSEKLEQIMQPFQQVDVSYTRKYGGSGLGLPISNALCEMLGGKLTVESVPGRGSRFSFFVTVYRAGANRIASYSGVTRLNSSFHALHVLVAEDDLSNQLVVEAILTREGHSVDIAKDGLQALDMFRKKSYDVVLMDIQMPGINGLDATRQIRHITGSEKTPWIIGFSAHTSESDREHCMSCGMNDFIPKPVRPAVLREHLHSMHYVVPEQ
- a CDS encoding TolC family protein translates to MKRQWNRLFIGASCCVVLAAAGCKTLNAPNTATKEWSPDANWENNTEDAAWSQLRTPVIDLTKTLSLADLLSAAIQQNPEIMNAWYEAKSIKAQSEQARSTFYPMINLNGKLAQSNSNDNEYDKTITAGAYGPTATLQWLLMDFGAREATYDGALQSLAAANYSFNMQIQTVVKNVAQAYYSYVSALSLVDAAQATVDATKKTMDSAQAKADAGLSTRLDVLQSKSDYENALYNLETAKNAVLTTKGTLAQLIGISADASFNVAVPKQLTSLNFDLTVSDITRMINAAMEQRADIAALRAQVAAADLSVKAAQSDRWPTLAAGASFEKTWMNYSESSMDDTDSQTATAYVALDWDIFDGFLKENKLRQKKEDLASAESQLKAAELNASTSVWNAWHNYQSALKKTDFSKAYLASSEEAYKMALDSYNAGLKDIVSLLDAQSRQASARSQMVESQKAVLSTRVDVIYALGTISSFFNM
- a CDS encoding SOS response-associated peptidase — encoded protein: MCGRFAACVTADELEAIFTALFFEEDLIADVNVAPSQRAGAVLSHQGRCVYRSMTFGVMPHVAAAPVINARMETLDEKPLFSHAFQTHRCLIPVSGFYEWKDRQPYYFYCEPCRPLLLGALYYVSSAPSFVVITRDAAPCISDIHHRMPLLVHPDRATTWLSTEDASPADTWVRQCIDMQPLCRHAVTRQINKTAYHHPDATQAIIVSEQMTLF